The proteins below come from a single Ptychodera flava strain L36383 chromosome 6, AS_Pfla_20210202, whole genome shotgun sequence genomic window:
- the LOC139134878 gene encoding kappa-type opioid receptor-like: MRFVSCGTNTQPRECTEELLYMTYGILVPSHRTTTMDSVNDTLLTSYGLQEEGNLSAIYNDTHLPYRTTSPRSGLHPEHVIIMILVALGIVANSSFLFVVSRIKTMRTLPNFYFVNLALADFGMLISTLLALLWESMTSSLGQNTPRVLLVSLAVLILFLLVTCLCVSLISVCMVSLERYLAICHPHRSIQLRQKFRVVFFLFLSWVFGCIPGLVSAIRMVPAFAPKVSLVKHLQLMYIVMLTSVAVISLFFVVLFYTLIAREMTKLRLARALPDGFVKEEKRVVTLCMSIAALFFVLVGPKAVVLIYHGILMFDGIPPPRNYGMVLNITWYLIIVHFCLNPIMYNAGSQNHRRAFQMAFTRKSERSRRASTTRTTGTHVNGNDNKHHNVNVNANVQVEENAL, from the exons ATGAGATTCGTCAGTTGTGGCACAAACACTCAACCGAGAGAGTGCACTGAAGAACTCCTGTATATGACATATGGCATATTG GTACCCTCTCATCGAACTACTACAATGGATTCCGTGAACGATACTTTACTGACGTCGTACGGCTTACAGGAAGAAGGGAACCTCAGTGCTATATACAACGACACCCATCTGCCCTACCGCACGACGTCCCCCCGAAGTGGTCTTCACCCGGAACACGTGATCATTATGATACTGGTAGCCCTGGGCATCGTCGCTAATTCATcgtttttatttgttgtttccCGAATCAAGACAATGAGAACGCTACCAAATTTCTATTTCGTCAACCTAGCCCTGGCTGACTTTGGCATGTTGATCAGCACCCTGTTGGCACTACTCTGGGAATCCATGACTTCAAGTTTGGGACAGAACACCCCCCGTGTCCTGCTGGTGTCTCTGGCCGTTCTCATCCTCTTCCTACTGGTCActtgtctctgtgtctctctcatATCGGTCTGTATGGTCAGTCTAGAGCGTTACCTAGCCATCTGCCACCCACACAGGTCGATACAACTGCGGCAAAAGTTCAGAGTAGTCTTCTTTTTATTTCTGAGCTGGGTGTTCGGATGTATTCCAGGCCTTGTCAGCGCTATTAGAATGGTCCCCGCTTTTGCACCAAAGGTCAGCCTCGTGAAACATCTTCAGCTGATGTACATCGTCATGCTCACTTCGGTCGCAGTTATCTCGCTCTTCTTTGTCGTCTTGTTTTACACTCTCATCGCTAGGGAAATGACAAAACTTCGTCTTGCACGGGCACTTCCGGACGGGTTCGTCAAGGAGGAGAAGCGGGTGGTCACCTTGTGCATGTCCATAGCGGCGCTGTTCTTCGTCCTTGTGGGTCCAAAAGCCGTGGTCCTGATCTACCATGGCATATTGATGTTTGATGGGATACCTCCTCCCAGAAATTATGGTATGGTTCTAAATATTACCTGGTATCTCATTATCGTTCACTTCTGTTTGAATCCCATAATGTACAACGCCGGCAGTCAGAATCACAGGCGGGCTTTCCAGATGGCGTTTACGCGCAAATCGGAGCGATCGCGACGAGCCAGCACGACCCGCACGACAGGCACCCACGTAAACGGTAACGACAACAAACACCACAACGTCAACGTCAACGCCAACGTGCAAGTTGAGGAGAATGCCTTGTAG